A genomic segment from Tachysurus fulvidraco isolate hzauxx_2018 chromosome 21, HZAU_PFXX_2.0, whole genome shotgun sequence encodes:
- the LOC113646527 gene encoding uncharacterized protein LOC113646527 isoform X2, with translation MMSASTQLRVIIDETAVHKLTLPDGIPSTIDELLAVAKDHFQLQGSISVMYMDKDFENQFFTLTSTDLVKDKDTIKLVKIEPSVILTLTPINEAADNSPPLSLNNSFQDEISSISSSDTTILQPSPECRSEVWPTNFVIPTFSYDVETILQKANDYFKSNGTHLHNSSINSNVLEKLAEQIFSYTAYPTGLQILAVVEALLNKHPCLKEPGTSFSGMYGWQHRFKYKMANYRSKLRKREIPCPEVNINSLRSNLPGEKNPAKNCKRTRRAEVIYLPPHPSGETKDSLEVERQELLSEVKKKNNYNVIKEKMAKTFSYRRIEVVSGCPSVEDFKKRWPALFCEAEMKEEFRRITTTSLEQSFMYKLDLYTPKLIALMKLKGGITGTKLRPHLDKLSQNQSIEVRREAIIRSLILYLGEKEEELFEECLIKLF, from the exons ATGATGTCTGCCAGCACTCAACTACGTGTTATCATTGATGAGACTGCAGTTCACAAGTTAACCCTACCAGATGGAATACCTAGTACAATAGATGAACTTTTGGCAGTTGCAAAGGATCATTTTCAACTCCAAGGGAGTATTAGTGTTATGTATATGGACAAAGATTTTGAAAACCAATTCTTCACTCTGACATCAACAGATTTGGTTAAGGACAAAGACACAATCAAGCTAGTCAAAATAGAACCATCTGTCATTCTGACATTGACTCCCATCAATGAAGCTGCAGATAACTCCCCTCCACTCTCGCTGAACAATTCTTTCCAGGATGAAATTTCTTCTATTAGTTCATCTGACACCACTATTTTACAACCATCCCCAGAGTGTCGATCAGAAGTTTGGCCAACAAATTTTGTGATACCCACCTTTTCATATGATGTTGAAACAATCCTTCAAAAGgcaaatgattattttaaaagtaatgGTACACACCTTCACAATTCAAGCATCAACTCTAATGTGCTTGAGAAGCTTGCAGAACAAATATTTAGCTACACTGCCTATCCCACCGGGCTTCAAATCCTGGCCGTTGTAGAAGCTCTGTTGAACAAGCATCCGTGCCTGAAGGAGCCTGGCACTTCATTTTCAGGTATGTATGGGTGGCAGCATCGTTTTAAGTATAAGATGGCCAATTACCGTTCCAAATTGAGAAAGCGTGAAATACCTTGTCCTGAAGTTAACATCAACTCCTTAAGAAGTAATTTACCTGGTGAGAAAAATCCTGCCAAAAACTGCAAAAGAACAAGGAGAGCGGAGGTGATTTACCTCCCGCCGCATCCAAGTGGAGAAACCAAAGACAGCCTTGAAGTAGAGAGGCAGGAGCTCCTCAGTGAggtgaagaaaaagaacaactataatgtgataaaagaaaaaatggccAAAACATTCTCCTATCGAAGGATTGAGGTTGTGAGTGGTTGTCCTTCTGTTGAGGATTTTAAAAAGAGATGGCCTGCCTTATTTTGTGAAGCTGAG ATGAAAGAGGAATTTAGAAGAATAACTACAACTTCTCTGGAGCAGAGCTTCATGTATAAACTTGACCTCTACACACCAAAACTCATTGCCCTCATGAAGCTTAAGGGAGGCATTACAGGGACAAAGCTGAGGCCGCACTTGGACAAACTGAGTCAg
- the dipk1b gene encoding divergent protein kinase domain 1B has product MAVRGRERLEDTVEKMPRALRKLVHLVLLCPLPKGLQSRMPAVKVKYLMVAWLGVLVTSWVVYIQYSSYSELCRGHVCTMLICEHYHKGIISGSVCKSLCEEKTLTLQRCLSTSPTHQVYSGVWKEKAVVVKCGLHDAQRDASLYDKPTRGTSMDEFREMLHSFLKNSLGEQLSLGSLVLRIVSLADVNADGKVSLAEAKSVWALLRINEFVLTLVLQDKEHAPRLLGFCGQLYTTEHVAHSTLFSVNIPSWLQPLVPKALSSSLNHWLAPAWPRRARVSIGLLEMVEELFHGAYGTFYMCEATPQRVGYSTSYDCKMPDLGGVVPEATVRAFLRGRACQVNTDCTFGSDCTATCDRLAKQCNMEVVRPNLAKICALLRDFLFFGTPSDLMDDLDKQLRTCMTLSGLASQMEVHHSLVLNNLKTLLWKKISDTKYS; this is encoded by the exons ATGGCGGTGAGAGGACGTGAGCGGCTCGAGGACACCGTCGAGAAGATGCCACGCGCCTTGCGCAAGCTCGTGCATCTCGTGCTGCTGTGCCCGCTTCCCAAGGGCCTGCAG TCCCGTATGCCTGCAGTGAAGGTGAAGTACCTGATGGTGGCATGGTTGGGTGTATTGGTGACCAGCTGGGttgtctatatacagtactcaTCCTACTCTGAGCTGTGCAGGGGCCATGTCTGCACGATGCTCATT TGCGAGCACTACCATAAGGGGATTATCTCGGGTTCTGTGTGTAAGTCTTTGTGTGAAGAGAAAACTCTAACTCTGCAACGCTGCCTCTCCACATCGCCTACACATCAG gtATACAGTGGCGTGTGGAAAGAGAAAGCAGTTGTAGTAAAGTGTGGATTGCATGATGCTCAGCGTGATGCCAGTCTCTATGATAAACCCACACGTGGCACGTCCATGGATGAATTCCGAGAGATGCTGCACTCTTTTCTCAAG AACAGTCTGGGTGAACAGCTTTCTCTTGGCTCACTTGTCTTGCGTATTGTCTCACTGGCTGATGTCAACGCGGATGGCAAAGTATCTCTAGCAGAAGCAAAGTCAGTGTGGGCTCTACTGCGCATTAATGAGTTTGTCTTGACTCTGGTGCTACAGGATAAAGAGCATGCACCCCGTCTTCTGGGGTTCTGTGGTCAGCTTTACACCACAGAGCATGTGGCCCACAGCACTCTCTTCAGTGTAAACATACCATCCTGGCTCCAACCTCTTGTGCCCAAAGCTCTAAGCAGTTCGCTAAACCACTGGCTGGCTCCAGCCTGGCCACGCCGTGCACGAGTCTCAATTGGGCTGCTAGAGATGGTCGAGGAACTCTTCCATGGTGCCTATGGCACATTCTACATGTGTGAAGCCACCCCCCAGCGTGTGGGCTACAGCACCAGCTACGACTGCAAGATGCCTGACCTGGGAGGTGTGGTACCGGAAGCAACCGTACGGGCATTCCTGAGAGGACGAGCTTGTCAAGTAAACACTGACTGCACATTTGGGAGTGACTGCACAGCCACTTGTGACCGCCTGGCTAAACAGTGCAACATGGAAGTAGTGCGACCAAATTTGGCTAAAATTTGTGCCCTCCTGAGGGATTTCCTATTTTTTGGGACACCATCGGACTTAATGGATGACTTGGACAAGCAACTTCGCACCTGCATGACACTGAGTGGCCTGGCCTCGCAAATGGAGGTGCATCACTCACTTGTGTTAAACAACCTCAAAACGCTGCTATGGAAGAAGATCTCGGACACCAAGTATTCTTGA